A genomic stretch from Paraburkholderia dioscoreae includes:
- a CDS encoding cache domain-containing protein, which translates to MSVEQAKPRQSSEGAIIAELTREVRKISRDKIADIDMINREATYLAINALIEAARAGEAGRGFAVVANQVKNVSGRIGQLTGELGKELAGLSERMVTELERQQGQRLTDLALNMIDVIDRNLYERSCDVRWWATDTAVVDCMTSDSESAAAHAAERLSVILDSYTVYLDIWVLDTEGRVVANGRPSLFPVVDTVNAVQHDWFAAALATRSGDEYATANVDIAAELSGAQVATYATAVREGGASNGKVVGVLAVFFDWAKQASTVVNSVRLTAGERDRTRCMIIDASGRVIASSATAGRENMRFDLPPNTADIGTYRTAAGSLVGYALTPGYETYRGMGWFGVIEQRPDQTL; encoded by the coding sequence ATGTCCGTAGAGCAGGCCAAACCACGTCAATCGTCAGAAGGCGCGATCATCGCCGAACTGACCCGCGAAGTGCGCAAGATATCGAGGGATAAGATCGCCGATATCGACATGATCAACCGTGAGGCGACCTATCTGGCCATCAACGCCTTGATCGAAGCTGCTCGGGCCGGAGAAGCCGGGCGCGGCTTTGCGGTCGTCGCCAACCAGGTCAAGAACGTGTCCGGTCGGATCGGACAACTTACCGGCGAACTCGGTAAGGAATTGGCCGGCCTCAGTGAACGTATGGTGACGGAACTCGAGCGACAGCAGGGTCAACGCCTGACCGACCTTGCGTTGAACATGATAGACGTGATTGACCGCAACCTCTACGAACGCTCATGCGACGTGCGTTGGTGGGCAACCGATACAGCGGTTGTCGATTGCATGACAAGCGATTCGGAGTCGGCTGCCGCGCATGCGGCAGAGCGACTGTCGGTCATCCTGGATAGTTACACGGTTTACCTCGACATCTGGGTGTTGGATACCGAGGGTCGCGTCGTTGCAAACGGAAGACCTTCGCTATTTCCGGTCGTGGACACAGTGAACGCGGTCCAGCATGACTGGTTCGCTGCGGCGCTCGCCACGCGGTCCGGCGATGAGTACGCAACCGCCAACGTGGACATCGCCGCGGAATTGAGCGGCGCGCAGGTTGCCACCTACGCGACGGCGGTTCGGGAGGGCGGAGCGAGTAACGGAAAGGTCGTCGGCGTTCTGGCCGTGTTCTTCGATTGGGCCAAGCAGGCGTCGACTGTCGTCAATAGCGTCCGGTTGACCGCCGGGGAACGGGACCGGACGCGCTGCATGATCATTGACGCAAGCGGCCGGGTGATCGCTTCCTCCGCAACAGCGGGCCGCGAAAATATGCGTTTCGACCTGCCGCCGAATACCGCCGATATCGGAACTTACCGTACGGCTGCGGGATCGCTTGTCGGATATGCTCTGACGCCCGGCTATGAGACTTATCGCGGTATGGGCTGGTTTGGGGTAATCGAACAACGGCCGGATCAAACACTGTAA
- a CDS encoding HAF repeat-containing protein: protein MSRSIRHVFCNANHLRRTLTVFTLFTAAAFQPAAAQSHHIVDLGTLPGGDISQAPALNERGQAVGYSTLASGDQHATLYENGKAIDLGTLGGTVGAAYGINSRGQIVGSSTTASGSMHAFLFERGVMKDLGTLPGGGSSAAYGINDRGQIVGSSTAASGYAHAFLFEHGVMKDLGMLPGGNQSIAQGINNRGQIAGYSATAYSPWHAVLWRPER from the coding sequence ATGAGCCGATCCATACGCCATGTATTTTGCAATGCAAACCATCTTCGCCGCACGCTAACTGTTTTCACTCTGTTTACAGCCGCCGCATTCCAGCCGGCCGCAGCCCAAAGCCATCACATCGTCGACCTCGGCACGCTCCCAGGCGGCGATATCAGCCAGGCTCCCGCGCTCAACGAGCGCGGCCAGGCTGTCGGTTATTCGACCCTCGCGAGCGGCGACCAGCACGCCACGCTGTATGAGAACGGCAAGGCAATCGACCTGGGTACGCTCGGCGGCACCGTAGGCGCCGCTTACGGGATCAACAGTCGTGGCCAGATAGTCGGTTCGTCGACCACCGCAAGCGGAAGCATGCACGCCTTTCTGTTCGAGCGCGGCGTGATGAAAGACCTGGGTACGCTCCCCGGCGGTGGCAGCAGCGCCGCTTATGGGATCAACGATCGTGGCCAGATAGTTGGCTCGTCGACTGCCGCGAGCGGGTACGCACATGCCTTTCTGTTCGAGCACGGCGTGATGAAAGACCTCGGCATGCTCCCCGGCGGCAACCAGAGTATTGCTCAAGGGATCAACAATCGCGGTCAGATCGCCGGTTACTCCGCGACAGCCTACTCTCCGTGGCACGCTGTTCTCTGGAGGCCAGAACGGTGA
- a CDS encoding porin, giving the protein MNKINLKIDIRATTVLLLLISPTLHAQSSVRLSGSIDAGVAYVSDIGNANGHQSAWQAKNGDINISRWALSGNEQISSDLSAVFTLTNGFSVMNGTAAQQGRLFGFQSWMGLASQSKGTLTFGRQFDEVVQFVEPFALGGTRYGGTAFAHVFDNDNLDNYTRTNNSVKYTSPTLLGGLKFGALYGFSNEAGGFADNRGYSFGLGYQYTNLDLGAGYFQFNNASNLATANTNGAEPAGAPFNAARQRTWAAGGLYHFTQVAVGLILSETRLDKASSINNVADTAISLPGDDVRFDNVEVNVRYAVTPRWDISAGYTFTLGRFATPTGVRYPKWHQAGIVNTYFLSPRTDVYAEAIYQRANQLGGTGIQGAQISNFSRASGANQFVAALGLRHRF; this is encoded by the coding sequence ATGAATAAAATAAATTTGAAAATAGACATTCGGGCAACAACCGTTTTGCTTTTGCTCATCAGTCCGACCCTGCACGCACAAAGCTCGGTGCGTCTGTCAGGATCGATCGACGCGGGCGTCGCCTACGTCAGCGACATCGGCAACGCCAATGGTCATCAAAGTGCCTGGCAGGCGAAGAACGGCGACATCAACATCAGCCGCTGGGCCTTGTCGGGCAACGAGCAGATCTCCAGCGATCTCAGCGCGGTCTTCACGCTGACCAACGGTTTCAGCGTGATGAACGGCACCGCCGCGCAACAAGGCCGCCTGTTTGGTTTTCAGTCGTGGATGGGACTTGCTTCCCAGTCGAAAGGCACGCTCACATTCGGTCGTCAGTTCGACGAAGTGGTCCAGTTCGTCGAGCCATTCGCGCTGGGCGGAACACGATACGGCGGTACAGCCTTCGCGCACGTTTTCGACAACGACAACCTCGACAACTACACACGCACGAACAATTCAGTCAAATACACGAGCCCGACGCTGCTGGGCGGACTAAAGTTCGGGGCGCTGTACGGCTTCTCGAACGAAGCGGGCGGCTTTGCGGACAACCGGGGCTACAGTTTCGGTCTCGGCTATCAGTACACCAATCTGGACCTCGGCGCAGGCTACTTCCAGTTCAATAACGCATCGAACCTCGCGACGGCCAATACGAACGGCGCCGAGCCGGCCGGCGCGCCGTTCAACGCGGCGCGGCAGCGCACCTGGGCGGCGGGCGGCCTTTATCACTTCACCCAGGTGGCGGTCGGTCTCATACTGAGCGAAACGCGGCTGGACAAGGCTTCGTCGATCAACAACGTGGCTGATACCGCCATCAGCCTTCCCGGCGACGACGTGCGCTTCGACAACGTCGAAGTCAACGTGCGCTACGCCGTGACCCCGCGGTGGGATATTTCGGCAGGCTATACGTTCACGCTCGGCCGCTTCGCCACCCCGACGGGCGTGCGCTATCCAAAGTGGCATCAGGCCGGCATCGTCAACACCTACTTCCTGTCGCCCCGCACCGACGTCTATGCGGAAGCCATCTATCAACGCGCCAACCAGTTGGGAGGAACCGGAATTCAGGGTGCGCAGATCTCGAACTTCTCGCGCGCATCCGGGGCAAACCAGTTCGTCGCCGCTTTGGGTTTGCGGCACCGTTTCTAG
- a CDS encoding MFS transporter, which translates to MPSVVQGNAGDIALVKQGMVAEHVETESLYRKLTFRLIPFLFVCWVINYIDRVNIGFAKIPLSKDLGLSDAAYGFGVGIFFVGYILFEVPSNVLMERIGARQTITRIMVLWGVISCSLAFITSPMQFYIARMLLGAAEAGFYPGIILYLTYWFPSGRRARITSRFLLAIAVSGIVGGPVSGWILHNMVGTLGLRNWQWLFLLEGMPAIIAGIIAYFYLDNGPADARWLSEYEREIITRNLMMDESEKSQGHGHRFVHLLRDPRVYLVILGYTTVPLIGTVLNYWTATIIRQSGIGNIWHIGLLSAIPFVVGATAMLINAWHSDRTLERRWHYFFATFVGAVGCVLLTYFSDQWVMAIACLCLIGVAYFCGTGTFWTIPPAYFNGAAAATGIAMISSLGQFGSLLAPMLLGWLKTHTNSISGGLYVIAAISVLGGAAIALGVPRHALRERRLE; encoded by the coding sequence ATGCCATCTGTTGTGCAGGGAAATGCCGGCGACATAGCGCTAGTTAAACAAGGAATGGTTGCGGAACATGTCGAGACGGAATCTTTGTATCGCAAGCTGACGTTTCGCCTGATTCCTTTTCTTTTCGTCTGTTGGGTCATCAACTACATCGATCGTGTCAACATCGGTTTCGCGAAGATCCCGCTATCGAAGGATCTTGGTCTAAGCGACGCTGCATATGGTTTTGGCGTCGGAATTTTCTTTGTCGGCTATATTCTCTTCGAGGTTCCCAGTAATGTCCTGATGGAAAGGATTGGAGCCAGACAAACGATTACGCGGATCATGGTGCTTTGGGGCGTGATCTCATGCAGCCTGGCATTTATCACTTCGCCGATGCAGTTTTACATCGCCCGCATGCTTTTGGGGGCGGCCGAAGCCGGTTTCTACCCCGGCATCATTCTTTATCTGACTTACTGGTTTCCGTCAGGCCGACGGGCACGTATCACCTCGCGCTTCCTTCTCGCCATCGCCGTTTCCGGTATCGTCGGCGGTCCCGTTTCCGGGTGGATTCTCCACAACATGGTCGGCACTCTCGGGCTCAGAAACTGGCAATGGCTTTTCCTGCTCGAAGGCATGCCTGCCATCATCGCGGGAATCATTGCGTATTTCTATCTCGACAACGGGCCTGCGGATGCAAGGTGGCTAAGTGAGTACGAGCGTGAAATCATCACTCGTAATCTGATGATGGACGAGTCGGAAAAATCCCAAGGGCACGGACATCGCTTCGTTCACCTTTTGCGCGATCCTCGCGTGTACCTCGTGATCCTCGGATATACCACGGTCCCCTTGATTGGAACGGTTCTGAACTACTGGACAGCGACGATCATTCGCCAGTCTGGCATCGGAAACATATGGCATATCGGGCTTCTGTCCGCAATCCCGTTCGTCGTCGGCGCGACGGCAATGCTCATCAATGCGTGGCATTCGGACCGTACGCTGGAACGCAGATGGCATTATTTCTTCGCCACGTTTGTCGGTGCCGTGGGCTGCGTTCTGCTTACGTATTTCAGCGATCAGTGGGTTATGGCAATAGCGTGTTTATGCCTTATTGGAGTGGCGTATTTCTGCGGGACAGGTACATTCTGGACGATACCGCCCGCATACTTCAATGGGGCTGCCGCAGCAACCGGTATCGCGATGATCAGCAGCCTTGGACAATTTGGCTCGTTACTTGCGCCGATGCTACTCGGCTGGCTTAAGACACATACCAACAGTATCTCTGGGGGGCTGTATGTCATCGCAGCGATCAGCGTGCTTGGCGGCGCGGCTATTGCGCTGGGTGTCCCCAGGCATGCATTGAGAGAGCGCCGATTGGAATGA
- a CDS encoding aromatic-ring-hydroxylating dioxygenase subunit beta, whose amino-acid sequence MKNEISTLSKMHFLHPRAAHVRAFIEAEAQLLDDRAFDEWYNLFADEAVYWVPADRAQQSWLDHVSLYYDDKHTLKTRVQRLNHTMTHCQDPESRCVRVVSNVTLLDVQEDETCFSVRSKFIMLEDRYGKSQRVFGGTYSHTLKVQGESFRIVLKRVDLTNSDQSFPNLTQPF is encoded by the coding sequence ATGAAAAACGAAATCAGCACGCTTTCCAAAATGCACTTTCTGCATCCTCGCGCGGCGCATGTGCGCGCGTTCATCGAAGCCGAAGCGCAACTGCTCGACGATCGCGCATTCGACGAATGGTACAACCTGTTCGCGGACGAAGCGGTCTACTGGGTGCCCGCTGACCGCGCTCAGCAATCATGGCTCGATCATGTGTCGCTCTACTACGACGACAAACATACGCTGAAAACGCGCGTGCAGCGACTCAATCACACGATGACGCACTGTCAGGACCCTGAGTCGCGGTGTGTGCGTGTGGTGTCGAACGTCACCCTGCTCGACGTGCAGGAAGACGAGACATGCTTCTCCGTCCGCTCGAAGTTCATCATGCTGGAAGATCGCTACGGCAAGTCGCAGCGCGTTTTTGGCGGCACGTATTCGCACACGCTCAAGGTACAGGGGGAAAGCTTTCGGATCGTGCTTAAACGGGTGGACCTGACGAACAGCGACCAGAGCTTCCCGAATCTCACGCAGCCCTTTTAA
- a CDS encoding aromatic ring-hydroxylating oxygenase subunit alpha — protein MTYSSDYLRSLVREDRVHRKMYVDPEIFELEKEKIFKKVWMYVGHESLVPDPGDYYCTTLVGQEVVLSRSPDGNINVIFNRCGHRGARVLNRKRGNAKVFTCMYHGWGFKPDGTLAGVPMKADFPGGVLEERASGMVALPRVKSYRGFVFASFNADVEPLEEYLGEARRGIDELTDRSPVGKIEFAFGCHRYHFDGNWKLQLENQADMYHPAACHASTVGPDGRQFQRRAGKEGGDAAFFTANGEAVVAQTGVRGFLKGHSSEASLFDKEQSGGVWDEYRAMMVDAYGEERTRDILKNRRHSMTLFPSVDILIAQTSVRVIRAVAVDRTEIEIWPVRLVGAPDVISTDLVKYVNITHSASSFIQSDDLEAFERCQEGLKTEGAEWFLVAKGLGDEVDEGKGVLFGPRSSEVGQRAQHVAWRDLMGA, from the coding sequence ATGACCTACAGCAGTGACTACCTGCGTTCACTGGTACGGGAAGACCGCGTGCATCGCAAGATGTACGTCGATCCGGAAATCTTCGAACTGGAAAAGGAAAAAATCTTCAAGAAGGTCTGGATGTATGTCGGACATGAAAGCCTCGTCCCGGATCCCGGCGACTATTACTGCACGACGCTGGTCGGACAGGAAGTCGTATTGAGCCGCAGTCCGGACGGAAACATCAATGTCATTTTCAACCGCTGCGGTCATCGTGGCGCCAGGGTGTTGAACCGCAAGCGCGGCAACGCCAAGGTGTTCACGTGCATGTATCACGGCTGGGGGTTCAAACCCGACGGCACATTGGCCGGCGTTCCGATGAAGGCGGACTTCCCGGGCGGCGTGCTCGAAGAACGGGCGTCAGGTATGGTCGCGTTGCCGCGCGTGAAGAGCTATCGGGGTTTCGTGTTCGCATCGTTCAATGCGGATGTCGAGCCACTGGAAGAGTATCTCGGTGAAGCGCGCCGCGGCATTGACGAACTGACGGACCGGTCGCCCGTCGGCAAGATCGAGTTTGCCTTTGGCTGTCATCGCTACCACTTCGACGGCAACTGGAAGCTGCAACTCGAGAATCAGGCCGACATGTATCACCCGGCGGCATGTCATGCATCGACGGTCGGCCCCGACGGACGACAGTTCCAACGGCGCGCCGGCAAAGAGGGCGGGGACGCGGCATTCTTCACGGCCAACGGCGAAGCGGTTGTTGCGCAGACGGGTGTGCGGGGCTTTCTGAAGGGGCATAGCTCGGAAGCTTCGCTCTTCGACAAGGAACAGTCGGGCGGTGTCTGGGACGAATATCGGGCGATGATGGTCGATGCATACGGCGAAGAGCGCACCAGGGACATTCTGAAAAATCGCCGCCATTCGATGACATTGTTCCCGAGCGTCGACATCCTGATCGCGCAGACTTCGGTGCGGGTCATCCGCGCCGTCGCGGTGGACCGGACGGAGATCGAAATCTGGCCGGTCAGGCTCGTGGGTGCGCCGGATGTGATCTCCACGGATCTAGTCAAGTACGTGAACATCACGCATTCCGCTTCGTCGTTCATTCAGAGCGACGATCTGGAAGCATTTGAACGCTGCCAGGAAGGACTAAAGACGGAAGGGGCCGAGTGGTTCCTCGTGGCCAAGGGACTCGGCGACGAAGTCGACGAAGGCAAGGGCGTGCTGTTCGGGCCGAGGTCGAGTGAAGTGGGACAGCGCGCGCAGCATGTCGCATGGCGCGACCTGATGGGCGCATGA
- a CDS encoding LysR substrate-binding domain-containing protein, with protein sequence MSRPVPLTALKTFEVAARLLSFKRAAQELNVTPTAVSHQIQNLEETLGTKLFRRLPGGLELTSAGEVALPGLKDGFGKLKEAVELIGSAGAGDVLTVLAPPSFAMRWLMPRLHRFAIRHPDIDVRVSTRMRQFGYRTLGGTRATDSGTLQSWCEELDVVVTFGAGNYAGFAVTSLFPVTITPLCAPQQVPASGMSPAELARIPLLHDDRGLMYDHHSYWDVWLREQQIAGIDTAAGMHFSHSILALEAAAEGLGITVTTPALAREALSSGKLVKPFSLEVPLHYGYDLISNEVAARREAVEAFRVWAFEEARAERELHALTRLSEQSI encoded by the coding sequence ATGAGCCGCCCTGTCCCGCTCACTGCGTTGAAGACGTTCGAGGTTGCCGCACGCCTGCTCAGCTTCAAGCGTGCCGCTCAGGAATTGAACGTCACGCCGACAGCCGTCAGCCACCAGATTCAGAATCTGGAAGAGACACTCGGCACGAAGCTGTTCCGGCGGCTGCCGGGCGGCCTCGAGCTCACGAGTGCCGGCGAAGTCGCGCTGCCTGGCCTGAAGGACGGCTTCGGCAAGCTTAAGGAGGCTGTCGAACTGATCGGCAGTGCGGGAGCGGGCGACGTGCTGACGGTGCTCGCGCCACCGTCTTTCGCGATGCGATGGCTGATGCCGCGCCTGCATCGCTTCGCGATCCGCCATCCCGATATCGACGTGCGCGTCTCCACCCGGATGCGCCAATTCGGCTACCGCACGCTCGGCGGAACGCGCGCGACCGACTCAGGCACGCTCCAGTCGTGGTGCGAGGAACTGGACGTCGTGGTTACATTCGGCGCGGGAAACTACGCGGGATTTGCTGTGACCTCGCTATTTCCAGTGACCATTACACCCTTGTGCGCGCCCCAGCAGGTGCCCGCGTCGGGCATGAGCCCCGCCGAACTCGCGCGTATTCCGTTGTTGCACGATGACCGCGGCTTGATGTACGACCACCACTCTTACTGGGATGTCTGGCTGCGGGAGCAACAGATCGCCGGTATCGACACTGCGGCGGGCATGCATTTCTCGCATTCGATACTGGCGCTCGAAGCCGCAGCCGAAGGTCTCGGTATAACCGTGACCACGCCCGCGCTCGCCCGCGAAGCGCTGTCGAGCGGTAAGCTCGTTAAGCCGTTTTCGCTCGAAGTGCCACTGCACTATGGGTACGACCTGATTTCAAATGAAGTCGCGGCTCGACGCGAGGCGGTCGAAGCGTTTCGGGTGTGGGCATTCGAGGAGGCGCGCGCCGAACGCGAGCTACATGCACTGACCCGACTGTCGGAACAGAGCATCTGA
- a CDS encoding fumarylacetoacetate hydrolase family protein, with product MKLVSFEHRGERRIGVLTGDAWVVDVTGAVGSYDMNVLIERYESLRDALAREVEAGAERVPLSDVTLLAPIPDVRRNIFCVGKNYYDHAHEFANSGFDSSAALGAVPPAPIIFSKPPTSVVGPAAAIDSSLDPMQSVDYEAELAVVIGKAGRCAQTDDPWSFVFGYTLLNDVTSRGLQKHHSQWLLGKGIDTFCPMGPAIVTADAAGDVNAFEIRCEVNGEVRQKAPLSALIFDIPTLIRTIGRSISFVPGDVIATGTPAGVGLGFNPPRYLKPGDSVRISVAQIGALENHVA from the coding sequence ATGAAACTGGTCAGTTTTGAACACCGCGGCGAACGGCGGATTGGCGTATTGACGGGCGATGCCTGGGTCGTGGATGTCACCGGGGCCGTGGGCTCGTACGACATGAACGTGCTCATCGAACGATACGAAAGTCTGCGCGATGCGCTGGCGAGGGAAGTGGAGGCAGGTGCCGAACGTGTGCCTTTGTCCGACGTGACGCTGCTGGCGCCGATACCCGACGTACGCCGCAACATCTTTTGCGTGGGCAAGAACTACTATGATCACGCGCACGAGTTTGCCAATAGCGGCTTCGACTCGAGCGCCGCGCTTGGTGCCGTGCCGCCCGCGCCGATTATCTTTTCGAAGCCGCCGACCTCGGTCGTCGGCCCCGCCGCGGCCATAGACTCGTCGCTCGACCCCATGCAAAGCGTCGACTATGAAGCCGAACTCGCTGTCGTCATCGGCAAGGCGGGGCGTTGCGCGCAGACGGATGATCCGTGGTCGTTCGTCTTCGGCTACACGCTTCTGAACGATGTGACCTCGCGCGGATTGCAGAAGCATCACAGCCAGTGGCTGCTGGGCAAAGGCATCGATACCTTCTGCCCGATGGGCCCAGCCATCGTGACGGCCGATGCGGCAGGCGATGTCAACGCGTTCGAGATTCGCTGCGAAGTCAATGGCGAAGTGCGTCAGAAAGCACCGCTATCCGCGCTGATCTTCGATATCCCCACGCTGATTCGCACGATTGGCCGGTCGATTTCTTTCGTTCCCGGCGATGTCATTGCGACAGGCACGCCGGCGGGTGTCGGACTCGGCTTCAATCCGCCGCGCTATCTGAAACCGGGTGACAGCGTGCGTATTTCGGTCGCACAGATTGGCGCGCTCGAAAATCACGTTGCGTGA
- a CDS encoding RidA family protein, translating into MSQSVKYVNPEGACPAQGLYSHLARVKAGEMIFVAGQLAVGADGGVVGVGDFDAQFKQVFKNLGDVLKGVGCDFNDVAKFTTYLVASQHIPGFMRCRAELFPSLFATDMYAPNTLLIVDRLVKEEFLIEVEAVVRARDPDSAGDKA; encoded by the coding sequence ATGAGCCAGTCCGTCAAGTATGTCAACCCTGAAGGCGCCTGCCCGGCGCAGGGCCTTTATTCCCATCTCGCGCGCGTCAAGGCGGGAGAGATGATCTTCGTTGCCGGACAGCTTGCGGTGGGAGCTGATGGCGGCGTTGTCGGCGTCGGCGACTTCGATGCGCAGTTCAAGCAGGTCTTCAAGAATCTCGGCGACGTGCTCAAAGGCGTCGGCTGCGACTTCAACGACGTTGCGAAGTTCACCACGTACCTCGTCGCGTCGCAGCACATTCCAGGCTTCATGCGCTGCCGGGCCGAGCTGTTCCCGTCGCTGTTCGCGACCGACATGTATGCACCCAACACGCTGCTTATCGTGGACCGACTCGTGAAAGAAGAGTTTCTGATCGAAGTCGAGGCGGTCGTGCGCGCCCGGGATCCGGATTCCGCTGGAGACAAGGCATGA
- a CDS encoding FAD-dependent oxidoreductase has product MTQRTVEIIGAGLAGLVAANRFAQLGWKVRIHERNAELRMFGAGIWLWESGLKTLETICAYAQAVERARVIREWQIRDHRGSVLMSRLAHAGDRLMLPPRADLYQALIDRAVAQRVEIFTSSLAVAVAPDGTTTFESGATSHADLVIVADGAYSRIRESILGTKWIDFGSEVGIRMLIDEEPGDIRDTLIEYWNGPWRLLYNPCTDGRNYIFLSAPVGDERARKLPIDVALWTEKFPHAADLIRRFQVDSRWDRLVNVKCRKWSEGRVAIVGDAAHAMPPNLGQAANTAFINVMALAELASGPAGEHDLPATLRAWETQQRSITDHVQWWSYLYGYVLGKWPASLLSLRSDVVRAIAKTEWFDESLNRGARHVPAGFERAAPLPMSLS; this is encoded by the coding sequence ATGACGCAACGCACTGTCGAGATTATCGGCGCGGGCCTGGCAGGCCTCGTCGCTGCGAACCGCTTCGCGCAGCTTGGATGGAAGGTCCGGATCCACGAGCGCAACGCCGAATTGCGGATGTTCGGCGCCGGCATCTGGTTGTGGGAGAGCGGGCTGAAGACGCTGGAGACCATCTGCGCCTACGCGCAAGCCGTTGAACGCGCACGCGTGATCCGTGAGTGGCAGATCCGCGATCACCGGGGCTCGGTGCTGATGTCGCGCCTGGCGCACGCCGGCGACCGCCTGATGCTGCCGCCGCGTGCGGATCTCTATCAGGCGTTGATCGACCGCGCGGTGGCGCAGCGCGTCGAGATCTTCACCTCATCGCTCGCCGTTGCCGTGGCGCCTGACGGTACCACCACGTTCGAGAGTGGAGCGACAAGCCACGCCGATCTGGTGATCGTCGCTGACGGCGCCTACTCGCGCATTCGCGAATCGATTCTCGGAACGAAGTGGATCGACTTCGGCTCGGAAGTCGGCATCCGCATGCTCATCGACGAGGAACCGGGCGACATCCGCGACACGCTGATCGAATACTGGAACGGCCCGTGGCGCCTGCTTTACAACCCATGCACCGACGGGCGCAACTATATCTTCCTGAGCGCGCCTGTGGGCGACGAACGTGCCCGGAAGCTGCCCATCGACGTGGCCCTATGGACAGAAAAATTTCCGCATGCTGCTGATCTGATCCGGCGCTTCCAGGTCGACAGCCGCTGGGACCGGCTCGTCAACGTCAAATGCCGCAAGTGGTCCGAGGGACGCGTCGCAATCGTCGGCGACGCAGCGCACGCGATGCCGCCAAACCTCGGTCAGGCAGCCAACACGGCGTTCATCAACGTGATGGCGCTTGCCGAGCTGGCAAGCGGCCCGGCAGGCGAACACGATCTTCCCGCAACGCTGCGCGCGTGGGAAACACAGCAGCGCTCGATTACCGATCACGTGCAATGGTGGTCGTATCTGTATGGCTATGTGCTCGGCAAGTGGCCCGCGTCATTGCTTTCGTTACGCTCGGACGTGGTCCGCGCGATAGCGAAGACGGAATGGTTCGACGAAAGTCTGAATCGTGGTGCACGCCACGTGCCAGCAGGTTTCGAGCGGGCCGCGCCGCTTCCCATGTCTCTTTCCTGA
- a CDS encoding ABC transporter permease codes for MNTKSLSPDTGDSMLSRGRRASFSEAMLPLLIVLIAVVAGIVQPRFFTADNMLNLARQAVPLMILSLGQAIAILRGGLDLSLASVMSLAGVAGVLTMQHMGIGPGLAVMIATGIVTGLVSGFIIAWFRTTPLVVTLGMLSVAQAIALILSGGVPIYDVPADYAQAVGFGSAFGVPVMVWIAVVLTAAMAVLLRYTVFGRYVYAMGSNQSAAAKSGVNVRFYTMLVYAVSGFCASVGAVVLTAWVSSAQPIAAPNLTLQSLAAVVLGGVALTGGAGGVRQVFLGVLVLTLLSNVMNMVGVSAYYQTLVVGIVIILAVILDRYRRKEQD; via the coding sequence ATGAACACTAAATCCCTCAGCCCGGACACCGGCGACAGCATGCTCTCGCGGGGGCGGCGCGCGTCGTTTTCCGAGGCGATGCTGCCGCTGCTGATCGTCCTGATCGCGGTGGTCGCGGGCATCGTGCAGCCGCGCTTTTTCACCGCTGACAACATGCTGAACCTGGCGCGCCAGGCCGTTCCGCTGATGATTTTGTCGCTCGGCCAGGCCATTGCGATTCTGCGCGGCGGTCTCGACCTGTCGCTTGCATCCGTCATGTCGCTCGCCGGCGTCGCGGGCGTGCTGACGATGCAGCACATGGGCATCGGGCCGGGCCTCGCCGTGATGATTGCAACGGGCATCGTTACCGGGCTGGTGTCGGGTTTCATCATCGCGTGGTTCCGTACGACGCCCCTGGTCGTGACGCTCGGCATGCTGTCGGTCGCGCAGGCGATCGCGCTGATCCTGTCGGGAGGGGTGCCGATCTACGACGTGCCGGCCGACTACGCGCAGGCGGTCGGCTTTGGTAGCGCGTTCGGCGTGCCTGTCATGGTGTGGATCGCCGTTGTCCTGACGGCGGCGATGGCGGTGCTGCTGCGCTACACAGTGTTTGGCCGCTATGTCTACGCAATGGGCTCGAACCAGTCAGCGGCGGCAAAGTCCGGTGTGAATGTCCGCTTTTACACGATGCTTGTGTACGCAGTGAGTGGTTTTTGCGCATCCGTGGGCGCCGTTGTGCTGACCGCGTGGGTCAGTTCGGCACAGCCGATTGCCGCGCCGAACCTCACATTGCAATCGCTCGCGGCCGTGGTGCTGGGCGGCGTCGCGCTCACCGGCGGCGCGGGCGGCGTGCGTCAGGTGTTTCTCGGCGTACTGGTGCTCACGCTGCTCTCCAACGTGATGAACATGGTGGGTGTTTCGGCGTACTACCAGACGCTTGTGGTGGGCATCGTCATTATTCTCGCGGTGATCCTCGACCGGTATCGCCGCAAGGAACAGGATTGA